A single Lacerta agilis isolate rLacAgi1 chromosome 10, rLacAgi1.pri, whole genome shotgun sequence DNA region contains:
- the CDC42EP1 gene encoding cdc42 effector protein 1 gives MSLGKLPVIGWVSGSHSKRRLKVELTPDMISPPLGDFRHTMHVGRGGDAFGDTSFLRNHGGEEAKPNNFFARTLWHVRRSPLRSRGSRNKDEASPTPPAISPIIKNAVSLPQLNEGSYGSDGFGVPFAFKSTPNSFSGYGVESGFCTIPRVPRSEKTQESSHRAESALNRSDSLLSFRLDLDLGPSLMSELLHVISFPGDHGRSNMEEEERGESKISACSNTASPLRPEDTSGEDSLPWRPGSLHAKSEESKSASSFWVRSEASSPLVQSVCANGDFHSRESSQEGSPCSRGKNLPSELGAVPKETHWQGHQNGCDMEAREFNRAAQVLASYHSLQQQEEPRNQASWESPDANMWRLKAEQQERKARWHHRVEEEEDEEEEEEEEEEFYRDGASIAREGHSDSFDYVDEEDDEVKV, from the exons ATGAGTCTTGGGAAGCTGCCGGTGATTGGTTGGGTGTCTGGCTCCCACAGCAAGCGCCGTCTCAAAGTGGAGCTGACGCCGGACATGATCAGCCCACCACTGGGGGACTTCCGCCATACCATGCATGTGGGTCGTGGCGGCGATGCCTTTGGGGATACTTCCTTCCTCAGGAACCATGGCGGCGAGGAAGCCAAGCCCAACAACTTCTTTGCTCGGACACTGTGGCACGTGAGGAGGAGCCCGCTAAGGAGCCGAGGAAGCAGGAACAAGGACGAGGCCTCTCCTACGCCCCCTGCCATCTCGCCCATCATCAAGAATGCCGTATCACTGCCGCAGCTCAATGAAGGAAGCTACGGGAGCGATGGCTTTGGAGTACCCTTTGCCTTCAAGAGCACTCCCAACAGCTTCTCTGGCTATG GAGTGGAATCTGGATTCTGCACCATCCCTCGCGTTCCTCGCTCAGAGAAGACCCAGGAAAGCTCCCACCGTGCCGAATCAGCGCTGAATCGCTCAGACTCCTTGCTGTCTTTTCGCCTTGACCTTGACCTTGGCCCCTCCCTGATGAGTGAACTCCTCCATGTCATCAGCTTCCCGGGAGATCACGGCCGCAGCaacatggaagaggaggaaagaggggagAGCAAAATTTCAGCCTGCAGCAACACTGCCTCACCTCTTCGCCCAGAGGACACCAGTGGGGAGGACTCATTGCCCTGGAGACCAGGGTCTCTTCATGCTAAAAGTGAAGAGAGCAAAAGTGCATCAAGCTTTTGGGTTCGCTCCGAGGCCAGTTCACCACTGGTGCAATCAGTTTGTGCCAATGGGGATTTTCATTCCAGAGAGTCGTCGCAGGAAGGGTCACCCTGCTCTAGGGGAAAGAACCTTCCCTCTGAGCTGGGAGCAGTGCCAAAAGAAACCCACTGGCAAGGGCACCAGAATGGCTGCGACATGGAAGCAAGAGAATTCAACCGGGCAGCCCAGGTTTTGGCTTCCTACCACAGCCTGCAGCAGCAAGAAGAACCAAGAAATCAAGCCTCATGGGAAAGCCCAGATGCCAACATGTGGCGATTGAAGGCTGAACAGCAGGAACGCAAGGCCAGATGGCACCACagagtagaggaggaggaagacgaggaggaggaggaagaagaagaagaagagttctaCAGAGATGGAGCAAGCATTGCTAGGGAAGGTCACAGTGATTCCTTTGACTATGTTGATGAGGAGGACGATGAAGTTAAGGTTTGA